Part of the Sporichthya brevicatena genome, CGCACGCGCTCTGTGCTCGCGGTGTCTGCCACGTCCCCGAAGGACGCGGCGTGTTCCCGAGCCTGACGGTGCGCGACAACCTCGTGCTGCTGTCGAAGGCCGGCACTGAGGCGGAGTCGCTGGAACGGGCCGTCACCGCCTTCCCACGCCTCGGCGAACGGTTGAACCAACTCGCCGGCACCATGTCGGGCGGTGAGCAGCAGATGCTCGCCCTCGCGCGCACCTACATGCAGCGTCCCCGTGTCGTGCTCCTCGACGAGGTGAGCATGGGCCTCGCACCGACGATCGTCGACGAGATCTTCGCCTTCCTCGCCCGCCTCTCGGCCGAGGGCGCGAGCCTCCTGCTCGTCGAGCAGTACGTCACCCGTGCGTTGGAGGCAGCGGACTTCGTCTTCCTGCTGAATCGGGGTCAGATCGCCTTCGCGGGCGAGGTCGGAGAGGTCGACGTCGCGGCGCTCGCCGCGGAGTACGTGGGTGGCGGACGCGGATGAGCGACTACCTGCCGTTCCTCGTGATCGGGGTCGTCACCGGGTCGATCTACGGCCTGTGCGCGATGGGCCTCGTCCTCACCTACAAGACGAGCGGCGTGTTCAACATCGGCCACGGCGCGGTGTGCGCCGCCTCCGCGTTCGTCTTCTACAGCCTCCGCGACCAGGCCGACCTGCCGTGGCCCGTCGCGGCCCTGCTGGTCGTGTTCTGCTTCGGCCCGGTCGCCGGGCTGCTCCTGGAGCGCCTCGCGGTCGCCCTGGCACCGGTCGCGATCGCGTACAAGATCGTGGGCACCGTCGGGCTCCTGGTGGCGATCCGCGCGCTGCTCGGCCTCGTCTACGGCGACAGCACGCGGTTCTTCCCGCAGTTCCTGCCCGAGGACAAGGCGTTCGACCTCGCCAGTGTCGCGGTCGGGTGGGACGACCTCATCACCCTCGGGATCGGTGCGGCCTCTGCGGTGGCGCTGTTCCTGTTCTTCCGGCTCTCCCGGCTGGGCACCGCGATGCGCGGCGTCGTCGACGACCCGCAGCTGCTCTCCATGGCCGGGACCTCACCGGTCCGGGTGCGCCGCGCGGCCTGGGTCATCGGAACCTCGTTCGCCGCGATGTCCGGCGTCCTCTTCGCCGCGGTGCAGAACCAGCTCGACGTCAATGTGCTCACCCTGCTGGTCGTCAACGCGTTCGGCGCCGCGACGATCGCCCGGTTCCAGAGCGTCCCCACCGCGTTCGCCGGCGGGATCCTGGTCGGGGTCGTGCAGGCCGTGCTGAGCAAGGCGGTCGGGACGTCCGAGCAGTTGCAGGGCATCGACCTGGCCACGCCCTTCCTC contains:
- a CDS encoding ABC transporter ATP-binding protein, with amino-acid sequence MFALDGITAGYGGTTVLRDVSVRVPDGAVVALLGPNGAGKTTLLRVASGLLRPTGGRVLLDGADVTTQTPHALCARGVCHVPEGRGVFPSLTVRDNLVLLSKAGTEAESLERAVTAFPRLGERLNQLAGTMSGGEQQMLALARTYMQRPRVVLLDEVSMGLAPTIVDEIFAFLARLSAEGASLLLVEQYVTRALEAADFVFLLNRGQIAFAGEVGEVDVAALAAEYVGGGRG